ACGCGCAAGATCCAACCGGAGCCGCGCTTCGAGGGTGGCTACCCGGAGTGGAAGCTCGTGGACGAGACGCTGGGCCAGTCCTGGTGGGCGGTGCTGGGCTGGGTGGCGCTGTACACGGCGTTCTACGCGACGTTCGCGACGTCGGCCTGGATGTTCCTGCTGTTGCCGGTGCACTTCGTGATGGGACCGGTGCACGGCGCCATCGTGAACTGGTGCGGACACAAGTACGGCTACCGGAACTTCAAGGGCGCGGACAAGTCGCGCAACACGCTGCCGGTGGACGTGCTGTGCATGGGTGAGCTGTTCCAGAACAACCACCACAAGTACGGCAGCAGCCCGAACTTCGCGGCGCGCGCCTTCGAAATCGACCCCACGTGGCAGGTGATGCGCGTGCTGTCCAAGCTGGGCGTCATCCGCATCACCACGCCCCAGCGCGCCGTCTACCCGGAGCCGCGCGAAGTGGCCCGCCAGAGCGGCGCTGGAGCGCAGGTGGCCTGAGTTCCGGTCCAGACTGGAAGCCACGCGGGGGAGCCGTCCGTCAGGGACTGCTCCCCCGTGGTGTTTCTCAGCCCTGTTTGAGCGCTTCGGCCAGGGCCGTGGTGGGGTGGCCGATGAGGCGGCTCAGCGTGCGGCTCGTGTCATTCAGGTCACCGCGAGCAATGCCCTCGTCGGAGTTCGCCAGCACGTCGGCGTAGCCCTTGGGCAGGCCCGCCTGCTGGAGCGCGGCGGCGAAGTCGGCCGGTGGCAGATCCTGGTACGTCACCGTCCTGCCGGACTGGCGTGACAGCTCCGCCGCGTACTCCGCCAGCGTGAAGCCGGTGTCTCCCGCGAGCTCGTACACCTGGTTCTCATGGCCTGTGCCGGTCAGCACCGCGACGGCGGCGGCCGCGTAGTCCTGGCGGGTGGCCGGAGCGACACGGCCATCCTTCGCGCAGCCCCGGAGCACGCCCTGCTCCAGCGTCCGCTTCGCGGCCTCCGTGTAGTTCTCCAGGTACCAGCCGTGGCGCAGGAACACGAACGGTAGCCCTGACGCACGGATCGCTTCCTCGGTGTACAGGTGCTCGCCGGCCAGAATCATCCGCGACGTGTCCGCGTGCAGGATGCTCGTGTAGGCCAGCAGCTTCACGCCGGCCTTCTTCGCCGCGTCCACCACGGTTTGGTGTTGCTTGCGCCGCTGGCCCACCTCGCTGGAGGAGATGAGCAGCACCGTGTCCCCGCTGGAGAACACGCCGTCCCACGTCTCCGGGCGGCTGTAGTCCGCATTGCGAACCTGCACGCCGCGCGCGGCCCACTCCGCGGCCTTGTCCGGATGGCGCACCGCGACCGCGACCTGGTGCGCGGGGACCTGCTTCAACACGCCTTCAACGACGAAACGGCCCAACCGGCCCGTGGCTCCCGTGATGACGAACATGGCTGCCTCCGTGTTGCGCGTAACAGGGAGCATCCCAAGCCCCCGGACATCCCTGATCTACACCTCCCGCCCGGCTCGGTCCCAAACCTGT
The sequence above is drawn from the Corallococcus sp. NCRR genome and encodes:
- a CDS encoding SDR family oxidoreductase produces the protein MFVITGATGRLGRFVVEGVLKQVPAHQVAVAVRHPDKAAEWAARGVQVRNADYSRPETWDGVFSSGDTVLLISSSEVGQRRKQHQTVVDAAKKAGVKLLAYTSILHADTSRMILAGEHLYTEEAIRASGLPFVFLRHGWYLENYTEAAKRTLEQGVLRGCAKDGRVAPATRQDYAAAAVAVLTGTGHENQVYELAGDTGFTLAEYAAELSRQSGRTVTYQDLPPADFAAALQQAGLPKGYADVLANSDEGIARGDLNDTSRTLSRLIGHPTTALAEALKQG
- a CDS encoding acyl-CoA desaturase, coding for MAIIIFFISHWLLCVFFQSFFQHRYAAHRMYSMGPRTEKVMHLLTYLVQGSSYLSPRAYAILHREHHAFSDTENDPHSPHYFKDVLRMMWHTKERYTGILTRKIQPEPRFEGGYPEWKLVDETLGQSWWAVLGWVALYTAFYATFATSAWMFLLLPVHFVMGPVHGAIVNWCGHKYGYRNFKGADKSRNTLPVDVLCMGELFQNNHHKYGSSPNFAARAFEIDPTWQVMRVLSKLGVIRITTPQRAVYPEPREVARQSGAGAQVA